A section of the Gloeobacter violaceus PCC 7421 genome encodes:
- a CDS encoding DUF2808 domain-containing protein has translation MMYRALVPAAALGVLVAVPAGAIQFADGETAFDHIPRLVGQDLVDRGFNTRGTYNVRIQVPQQSNTALGRVVIGLANPLNCDVIAPVPGSGDVSVAQMTSSRTMPVRVRVGDGTGLRYGDAVSSVARIEGSQLAVTFDEPVAPGSTVNIEWMASNPDVEATYLFDVVAYPAGDAPRGQFLGFARLNVGTNF, from the coding sequence ATGATGTACCGCGCACTTGTCCCTGCTGCCGCCCTCGGGGTGCTGGTCGCCGTTCCGGCCGGTGCCATTCAGTTTGCCGACGGCGAGACCGCCTTTGACCACATTCCGCGTCTGGTCGGTCAGGATCTGGTCGACCGCGGATTCAATACCCGTGGTACCTACAACGTCCGCATCCAGGTTCCACAGCAAAGCAACACTGCCCTGGGACGGGTCGTCATCGGTCTGGCCAATCCCCTCAACTGCGACGTCATTGCGCCGGTACCCGGCAGTGGCGATGTGTCGGTGGCCCAGATGACCTCCAGCCGAACGATGCCGGTGCGGGTGCGTGTCGGGGACGGCACCGGTTTGCGCTACGGCGATGCCGTCTCCTCCGTGGCCCGCATCGAAGGGTCGCAGTTGGCGGTCACCTTCGATGAGCCGGTTGCCCCCGGCAGCACCGTCAATATCGAGTGGATGGCCTCCAACCCGGATGTCGAGGCCACCTATCTGTTCGACGTGGTCGCCTATCCGGCCGGGGACGCGCCGCGCGGCCAGTTTCTGGGCTTTGCCCGCCTCAATGTCGGGACAAACTTCTGA